The Acidobacteriaceae bacterium genome includes a region encoding these proteins:
- a CDS encoding sigma-70 family RNA polymerase sigma factor: protein MRTEAAEFRGVVERHQRMVFSLALRVTGEYGTAEEVAQDVFLELFRSAERLSSEDHVRFWLRKVTVHRATDALRRRAHRPETHAEEWNEEAPGDGDGAAGLGTVLEARLEELLGSLPEQMRVAVVLRYQEDMTPDDIAKLLGQPLATVKSNLQRGLKLLRRKAEITMKEYVR from the coding sequence ATGCGGACCGAAGCAGCGGAGTTCCGGGGCGTGGTCGAGCGGCATCAGCGGATGGTGTTTTCGCTCGCCCTCAGGGTCACCGGGGAATACGGCACGGCCGAAGAGGTCGCGCAGGACGTGTTCCTTGAGCTCTTCCGGTCGGCCGAACGGCTGTCCAGCGAGGACCACGTGAGGTTCTGGCTGCGCAAAGTGACGGTGCACCGGGCGACCGACGCGCTACGGCGCCGGGCGCACCGTCCCGAAACGCACGCCGAGGAGTGGAACGAAGAGGCACCCGGTGACGGCGATGGCGCAGCCGGCCTCGGGACCGTGCTCGAAGCCCGGCTCGAAGAGCTGCTCGGCTCCCTGCCGGAACAGATGAGAGTTGCAGTCGTATTGCGGTACCAGGAGGACATGACGCCGGACGACATTGCGAAGCTGCTTGGCCAGCCCCTGGCCACAGTCAAGAGCAATCTCCAGCGCGGGCTGAAGCTGCTGCGGCGCAAGGCGGAGATCACCATGAAGGAGTATGTGCGATGA
- a CDS encoding tRNA guanosine(34) transglycosylase Tgt: MSLLFEVGATCADGGRRGELTLPHGVVQTPVFMPVGTAASVKAVPQDVVETLLGRGAEIILANTYHLYLRPGHELIRALGGVHRFMSWRRPMLTDSGGFQVFSLAKLRKITSDGVEFRSHLDGSKHFFSPEHSMEVQIALGADVMMAFDECVETPASWERTRDSMALTHAWAARSKQYWEEHRHEVPWCRSATDLGAPHLEEMWNRTTAFEREYDATHFSDKHQALFGIVQGGMYPDLRRESAARLVEMDFPGYAIGGLAVGEPREVTREMIALCLDLLPKDKPRYVMGVGYPDEIEEYARMGVDMMDCVLPTRAGRHGLLFLRENPSDRRSAVLRLNIKRKDLAADQGPIDAGCACPVCARYSRAYLRHLFASGEPLGATLNSIHNIAFYLETMERVRADIAGDRAF, from the coding sequence ATGTCGCTCCTTTTTGAGGTGGGCGCGACGTGCGCAGATGGCGGACGTCGCGGTGAACTTACGCTGCCGCACGGTGTCGTGCAAACCCCGGTGTTCATGCCGGTGGGCACGGCCGCCAGCGTCAAGGCCGTCCCGCAGGATGTCGTGGAAACGCTCCTCGGCCGCGGCGCGGAGATCATCCTCGCCAACACCTACCACCTTTATCTCCGCCCCGGCCACGAGCTCATTCGCGCGCTCGGCGGCGTGCACCGCTTCATGAGTTGGCGCCGGCCCATGCTCACCGATTCCGGCGGCTTCCAGGTCTTCTCCCTCGCCAAGCTCCGCAAGATCACCAGCGATGGCGTCGAGTTCCGCTCGCACCTCGATGGCTCGAAACACTTCTTCTCCCCCGAGCACTCCATGGAAGTACAGATCGCGCTCGGCGCCGATGTGATGATGGCCTTCGACGAATGCGTGGAGACGCCCGCAAGCTGGGAGCGCACGCGCGACTCCATGGCCCTCACGCACGCCTGGGCCGCGCGCTCGAAGCAGTACTGGGAAGAGCATCGTCACGAAGTCCCATGGTGCCGCTCAGCCACAGATCTGGGTGCCCCACATCTTGAAGAGATGTGGAATCGGACCACCGCCTTCGAACGCGAGTACGACGCCACCCATTTCAGCGACAAGCACCAGGCACTCTTCGGAATCGTGCAGGGCGGCATGTACCCGGACCTGCGCCGCGAGAGTGCAGCCCGGCTCGTCGAAATGGACTTCCCCGGCTACGCCATTGGGGGCCTTGCCGTCGGCGAGCCGCGCGAGGTCACCCGCGAGATGATCGCGCTCTGCCTCGATCTTCTGCCCAAAGACAAGCCGCGCTACGTCATGGGCGTCGGCTACCCCGACGAGATCGAAGAGTACGCGCGCATGGGCGTCGACATGATGGACTGCGTGCTCCCCACGCGCGCCGGCCGCCACGGCCTGCTCTTCCTCCGCGAAAACCCTTCCGACCGCCGCAGCGCAGTCCTCCGCCTCAACATCAAGCGCAAAGATCTCGCCGCCGATCAGGGCCCCATCGACGCCGGCTGCGCGTGCCCGGTCTGCGCGCGTTATTCACGCGCCTATCTGCGTCACCTCTTCGCAAGCGGAGAACCGCTCGGCGCAACCCTCAACTCAATCCACAACATTGCCTTCTATCTCGAAACCATGGAACGCGTGCGAGCCGACATCGCAGGCGATCGCGCGTTCTGA
- a CDS encoding carboxypeptidase regulatory-like domain-containing protein — MHRTMIRGVRLCVMMMALCGVTWAQTSKPGTGTVTGHVFCQDTQKPARFAQVTLLAVPPAVTAMPKLDGTDTKTIEAFRKSMNDAMSSTTFVMTETGLDGSFAAEDLAPGDYFVMASVGGYIQPHELLQAAYDAGEDLTKGVTGVPTVSVSADHSVNAEISVMRGAAIEGRVLWDDGSGVHQANVSVEPKTGEHKQLPPQFTMFLMNGEAMANTDDRGHYRISGLAPGEYTIRVMLQTNHRMVMQRGRFDQGASFGTAPLIVYAPAGFRKKDAKPVAVSAGEERTDEDITFDLGATHTVSGRVTSAEDHHGLNRGVVILTDTTEKTFTRSAGLAADGSFTVPFVPSGTYTMEVRGAADTVPEEPKKSDQAGIFTSVGFKTVRSYQKAEQQVMVAGDDLTGENIELTPAKSSENDTQTGNQ; from the coding sequence ATGCATAGGACCATGATCCGCGGTGTGCGGCTGTGCGTGATGATGATGGCGCTCTGTGGCGTGACATGGGCGCAGACCTCGAAGCCCGGCACAGGCACAGTGACGGGCCACGTCTTCTGCCAGGACACGCAGAAACCTGCACGCTTCGCGCAGGTCACTCTCCTCGCCGTTCCGCCTGCAGTGACCGCCATGCCCAAGCTCGATGGGACAGATACCAAGACCATTGAAGCGTTCCGCAAATCCATGAACGACGCCATGAGCTCCACCACGTTCGTAATGACGGAAACTGGTCTCGATGGCAGCTTTGCGGCCGAAGATCTTGCCCCCGGCGACTACTTCGTCATGGCATCCGTCGGCGGCTACATCCAGCCCCACGAACTCCTGCAGGCCGCGTACGACGCGGGCGAGGACCTCACGAAGGGCGTCACCGGCGTGCCCACCGTGAGCGTCTCCGCAGACCACTCCGTCAACGCAGAGATCTCTGTCATGCGCGGAGCAGCCATCGAGGGCCGTGTGCTCTGGGACGACGGCAGTGGTGTGCACCAGGCCAATGTCTCGGTTGAGCCGAAGACTGGAGAGCACAAGCAACTCCCGCCGCAGTTCACCATGTTCCTGATGAACGGAGAGGCGATGGCCAACACGGACGACCGTGGCCACTATCGCATCTCCGGCCTCGCGCCTGGCGAATACACCATCCGGGTAATGCTCCAGACGAATCACCGCATGGTCATGCAGCGGGGACGCTTCGATCAGGGAGCTAGCTTCGGTACTGCTCCGCTCATCGTGTACGCACCCGCCGGGTTCCGCAAGAAGGACGCCAAACCGGTCGCCGTCTCCGCAGGCGAGGAACGCACCGATGAGGACATCACATTCGACCTCGGCGCAACACACACCGTCAGCGGACGCGTCACCTCTGCCGAAGATCACCACGGATTGAACCGCGGCGTCGTAATCCTGACCGATACCACCGAGAAGACCTTCACGCGCAGCGCCGGGCTTGCTGCGGATGGCAGCTTCACCGTTCCCTTTGTTCCGTCGGGAACCTACACCATGGAAGTCAGGGGCGCGGCCGACACCGTCCCCGAGGAGCCCAAAAAATCCGACCAGGCCGGAATCTTCACCAGCGTCGGTTTCAAGACCGTGCGCAGCTATCAAAAGGCCGAGCAGCAGGTGATGGTCGCGGGTGACGATCTCACCGGCGAGAACATCGAGCTGACGCCTGCGAAGAGCTCGGAGAACGACACCCAAACCGGCAACCAGTAA
- a CDS encoding carboxypeptidase-like regulatory domain-containing protein: MKWAGRVGFVMAACALVCCGSQAQDQGPRVQLQIGAPQANQQRMLATVTGRVTCSDTQRAARFATVTLIGTDQANQTQGRGGYGFGFGRRVTARTDMDGNYTVMAEPGDYYVTASATGYASPVAETAARLRSGSTAADLLASLPQVHVAEGGGGTANITLDRGGVIQGKMQWDDGTPAAGVNVSVQSTAQSTAPATDLTRVVSQLGGGFGGGLGGFQTSDDRGVFRITGLAPGSYWVRATMMTPSAEEGSVQRVSSIVMYAPGKVRRSDAQVVTLKSGEERDDVQFVLDLSTLHTVSGHVGSTDQGNVAAGVVRLTDTQDSSLSRMAMIQPDGSFAVQWVPAGTYTLAVSNASSVASQSFGRRPQGESAGTSYAPFQESLTVTDSDVGGIGVTLSPASSQ; the protein is encoded by the coding sequence ATGAAGTGGGCGGGGCGAGTTGGGTTTGTGATGGCGGCGTGTGCGCTGGTGTGTTGCGGGTCCCAGGCCCAGGATCAGGGGCCGCGCGTGCAGCTGCAGATCGGCGCGCCCCAGGCTAATCAGCAGCGCATGCTCGCCACCGTAACAGGGCGTGTCACATGCTCAGATACACAGCGCGCAGCACGCTTTGCAACCGTGACGCTGATCGGGACTGACCAGGCAAACCAGACCCAGGGCCGTGGCGGATACGGCTTCGGCTTCGGACGTCGCGTAACCGCGCGCACAGATATGGATGGGAATTACACCGTCATGGCCGAGCCGGGCGACTACTATGTCACGGCGTCGGCCACCGGCTATGCCTCGCCGGTCGCCGAGACGGCAGCCCGGCTGCGCTCCGGTTCGACCGCGGCGGACCTGCTCGCCAGCCTGCCGCAGGTTCATGTGGCCGAGGGTGGTGGTGGGACGGCGAACATCACGCTGGATCGTGGCGGCGTCATTCAAGGCAAGATGCAGTGGGATGACGGAACGCCCGCCGCCGGCGTGAACGTGAGCGTCCAGTCGACCGCGCAATCGACCGCTCCGGCGACCGATCTGACACGCGTGGTCTCGCAACTTGGCGGCGGATTCGGCGGCGGCCTGGGTGGATTCCAGACCAGTGATGATCGCGGCGTCTTCAGGATTACAGGCTTGGCGCCTGGGAGTTACTGGGTTCGGGCGACGATGATGACGCCCTCGGCCGAGGAGGGCTCGGTCCAGCGGGTGAGCTCCATCGTGATGTATGCGCCCGGCAAGGTGCGGCGCAGCGATGCGCAGGTCGTGACGCTTAAATCCGGCGAGGAGCGCGATGATGTGCAGTTTGTGCTGGATCTGAGCACACTGCACACCGTTTCCGGCCATGTTGGCTCAACCGACCAGGGCAATGTCGCCGCCGGCGTGGTCCGGCTCACCGACACTCAGGACTCGAGCCTCTCGCGCATGGCGATGATTCAGCCGGATGGAAGCTTTGCGGTGCAGTGGGTTCCGGCCGGAACCTATACGCTGGCGGTCTCGAATGCCAGCAGTGTGGCATCGCAGAGCTTCGGGAGACGGCCGCAGGGTGAAAGCGCCGGGACGAGCTATGCGCCGTTTCAGGAGAGCCTGACCGTAACGGACTCGGATGTAGGCGGAATCGGAGTAACGCTGAGCCCGGCGTCCAGTCAGTAA
- a CDS encoding MATE family efflux transporter, protein MRAADIRQELPPLLRLAAPLIAGELGWMSMSVVDTSMVGRLPHSAVPMAAAALAQVIFNTFVFGIGGVLLGLDTLISQAFGAKEIHAANRWLFHGIVLALALGLLLVGIIAFGPAVLNRMPVDRRVLAQAVPALYGLNWGVIPLLLYFTLRRYLQAAHHAKPIAFALISANLINFIGDWLLIYGHHWQFTLGPHSHVTSTYIIAIPAYQVVGSAWATSFARLYLMVVLAVAMLLADRRHKYGVVADIRSRTSRRIEFQHLRQLFRLGAPAGAQIFVEIAVFATVTALIATLGPLPLAGHEVALQLASTTFMVPYAISSATAVRVGHALGRVRTGHAQPGTASAAGWSGILAGAAFMLFAALTFLTIPGKLARIFTPDASVIAAAVPLVLVAAGFQFFDGIQITVTGALRGAGNTVAPFLTHLICYWVVGLPLGILFCFRQHLGAAGLWFGLMIALIGAAIVLLAVWRRTTRQLLAAKF, encoded by the coding sequence ATGCGCGCAGCCGACATCCGCCAGGAGCTCCCGCCGCTCCTCCGCCTCGCCGCGCCGCTCATCGCCGGCGAGTTGGGCTGGATGTCGATGTCTGTTGTGGACACCAGCATGGTCGGCCGGCTGCCGCACTCCGCTGTGCCCATGGCCGCCGCGGCGCTCGCCCAGGTCATCTTCAACACCTTCGTCTTCGGCATCGGCGGCGTCCTTCTCGGCCTTGACACCCTCATCTCGCAAGCCTTCGGCGCGAAGGAGATCCACGCGGCTAATCGCTGGTTATTCCATGGAATCGTCCTCGCGCTTGCGCTTGGGCTCCTGCTGGTGGGAATCATCGCCTTCGGCCCCGCGGTCCTCAATCGCATGCCCGTCGACCGGAGGGTCCTCGCCCAGGCCGTTCCTGCGCTCTACGGCCTCAACTGGGGCGTCATTCCGCTGCTGCTCTACTTCACACTCCGCCGCTATCTGCAGGCCGCTCACCACGCAAAGCCCATCGCTTTCGCGCTCATCTCCGCCAATCTGATCAACTTCATCGGCGACTGGCTCCTCATCTATGGCCATCACTGGCAGTTCACGCTGGGTCCCCACTCGCACGTCACGAGCACCTACATCATCGCCATTCCGGCGTACCAGGTCGTCGGCTCCGCCTGGGCCACCAGCTTTGCCCGCCTCTATTTAATGGTTGTCCTCGCCGTCGCTATGCTGCTGGCTGACCGCCGCCATAAGTATGGCGTCGTTGCCGACATCCGCTCGCGCACCTCGCGCCGGATAGAGTTCCAGCACCTTCGCCAGCTCTTCCGACTCGGCGCTCCTGCCGGTGCCCAGATCTTCGTCGAGATCGCGGTCTTCGCGACCGTAACAGCACTCATCGCCACGCTCGGTCCGCTTCCGCTTGCCGGGCACGAGGTCGCGCTCCAGCTAGCCAGCACCACCTTCATGGTGCCGTACGCCATCTCCTCCGCGACCGCCGTCCGGGTCGGCCATGCGCTTGGGCGCGTCCGGACCGGGCACGCGCAGCCCGGTACCGCGTCGGCGGCTGGTTGGAGCGGAATCCTCGCCGGCGCCGCCTTCATGCTCTTCGCGGCCCTGACCTTCCTGACCATTCCTGGCAAACTCGCGCGCATCTTCACTCCCGACGCGTCGGTGATCGCCGCGGCCGTTCCATTGGTTCTCGTGGCTGCGGGGTTTCAGTTCTTCGACGGCATCCAGATCACCGTTACAGGCGCTCTGCGCGGAGCGGGCAACACCGTCGCGCCGTTCCTGACCCACTTGATTTGTTACTGGGTCGTCGGCCTTCCGCTCGGGATCCTGTTCTGCTTCCGCCAGCACCTCGGAGCTGCAGGCCTCTGGTTCGGGCTGATGATCGCCCTCATCGGGGCCGCGATCGTCCTGCTGGCCGTCTGGCGCCGCACCACAAGACAGCTTCTAGCCGCTAAATTCTAG